In Deltaproteobacteria bacterium, one DNA window encodes the following:
- the rsmG gene encoding 16S rRNA (guanine(527)-N(7))-methyltransferase RsmG has product MKLHRSAPGKPPWSTEANFAGLWDEVARAAPFDVPDDLGERFARYRDELRRFNERINLIRVKSDHEFAARHLLDALAGLSLLPARGHVMDIGSGAGIPGLVLAVARPDLAFTLVESIGKKAAFLSQARRALELGNVTVFADRFEDADLTEVSLFTARAVTDPSALVRLVRARATAPIAIWTRPDVHAIDEERRIVYRLPGDRLERVVVRIASAS; this is encoded by the coding sequence ATGAAGCTCCATCGAAGCGCGCCCGGCAAGCCCCCCTGGTCGACAGAGGCGAATTTCGCGGGGCTGTGGGACGAGGTCGCGCGCGCCGCGCCGTTCGACGTTCCGGACGACCTCGGCGAAAGATTTGCGCGCTATCGCGACGAGCTGCGCCGATTCAACGAACGCATCAATCTGATTCGTGTGAAGTCGGATCACGAATTTGCGGCGCGCCACCTGCTCGATGCCCTTGCGGGCTTGTCGCTGCTGCCCGCCCGTGGACACGTGATGGACATCGGATCGGGCGCGGGAATCCCTGGGCTCGTCCTCGCCGTCGCGCGGCCCGACCTCGCCTTCACACTTGTTGAATCGATCGGGAAAAAAGCGGCATTTCTCTCCCAGGCGCGCCGCGCGCTTGAACTCGGCAACGTCACCGTCTTTGCCGATCGCTTTGAGGACGCGGATCTGACCGAGGTTTCCCTTTTCACGGCCCGCGCGGTCACCGATCCATCGGCGCTCGTTCGCCTCGTCCGCGCGCGAGCGACCGCACCGATCGCCATCTGGACGCGCCCCGACGTGCACGCGATCGACGAAGAGCGCCGCATCGTGTATCGCCTGCCCGGCGATCGGTTGGAACGCGTTGTGGTCCGGATCGCGTCCGCATCGTGA
- a CDS encoding membrane integrity-associated transporter subunit PqiC: protein MTRRPAIIPAVVAATIFAFAAGCFNVTRDYQEKFYYQLEYNPPAVSGPAFDTVVVRVGSFQVAPSYQSQKILYSTSKRKRKPYEYHLWIVNPGDMIADLLVRDMIEAKQYRAVVDVRSSINPDYEIEGIIDEIYEKDDNDTWFSVLQMRVILMSHQGGKKSVLFQRNYRESHQAETHTPESVVTAMSAATKILSSKIQADVSAAVADHEAKKASEVAATP, encoded by the coding sequence ATGACCAGGCGCCCCGCGATCATTCCCGCCGTCGTTGCCGCGACCATCTTCGCGTTCGCGGCCGGCTGCTTCAACGTGACGCGCGACTACCAGGAAAAATTCTACTACCAGCTCGAATACAACCCGCCCGCCGTGTCGGGCCCGGCGTTCGACACTGTCGTGGTGCGTGTCGGATCGTTTCAGGTCGCGCCGTCGTACCAGTCCCAGAAAATCCTGTATTCGACGAGCAAGCGCAAACGCAAGCCGTACGAATACCACCTGTGGATCGTGAACCCGGGCGACATGATCGCCGATCTGCTCGTGCGGGACATGATCGAAGCGAAACAATACCGCGCCGTGGTCGACGTGCGCAGCTCGATCAATCCCGATTACGAGATCGAGGGCATCATCGACGAGATCTACGAGAAGGACGACAACGACACGTGGTTTTCGGTGCTCCAGATGCGCGTGATTCTCATGTCGCATCAGGGCGGGAAAAAGTCCGTGCTCTTCCAGCGCAACTACCGCGAATCGCATCAGGCCGAAACACACACGCCGGAGTCGGTGGTTACCGCGATGAGCGCGGCGACGAAGATTCTCTCGTCGAAGATTCAGGCGGACGTGAGTGCGGCTGTCGCCGACCACGAGGCGAAGAAAGCGTCCGAAGTCGCGGCGACGCCGTGA
- a CDS encoding ABC transporter ATP-binding protein → MTAAVETTKTNGIVTGVLDPPPGKAVIQVRDLVVRYGSATILNGVTFDVYEGEIFVILGGSGCGKSTLLRQIIGLERPYSGQILIDGEDLAQAEGDDRERILRKVGILFQSGALFGSMTLAQNIALPLREYTDLSPDVIDILVRMKLDMVNLHGFENHLPNEISGGMKKRAGLARAMALDPRLLFCDEPSAGLDPISSVELDNMLMQLSKSLGITIVVVTHELASIFTIAQRVIMLDKSVRNIIATGTPEALRDHHTHPFVRDFFNRQSLHTKGA, encoded by the coding sequence ATGACCGCGGCGGTCGAAACGACAAAAACCAACGGAATCGTCACGGGCGTGCTCGACCCTCCGCCGGGCAAGGCCGTCATTCAGGTCCGCGATCTGGTGGTGCGTTACGGGTCCGCGACGATTCTGAACGGCGTGACGTTTGACGTGTACGAAGGCGAAATCTTCGTCATTCTCGGCGGATCTGGCTGCGGGAAATCGACGCTGCTGCGGCAGATCATCGGGCTCGAACGGCCGTATTCGGGGCAGATCCTGATCGACGGCGAGGATCTTGCCCAGGCCGAAGGCGACGACCGCGAACGGATCCTGCGAAAGGTCGGCATCCTGTTTCAATCCGGCGCCTTGTTCGGCTCCATGACGCTCGCCCAGAACATCGCCCTGCCGCTGCGCGAATACACCGACCTATCGCCCGACGTGATCGATATCCTCGTGCGCATGAAGCTCGACATGGTGAATCTGCACGGCTTCGAGAACCATTTGCCCAACGAAATTTCGGGCGGCATGAAAAAACGCGCGGGACTCGCGCGCGCGATGGCACTCGATCCGAGGCTTCTGTTTTGCGACGAGCCGTCGGCGGGGCTCGATCCGATTTCGTCGGTCGAACTCGACAACATGCTCATGCAGCTTTCCAAGTCCCTGGGCATCACGATCGTGGTGGTCACGCACGAACTGGCGTCGATTTTCACCATCGCGCAACGCGTCATCATGCTCGACAAATCGGTCCGCAACATCATCGCGACGGGGACGCCGGAAGCCCTGCGCGACCATCACACGCACCCCTTCGTCCGCGACTTTTTCAATCGGCAGTCGCTGCACACCAAGGGTGCCTAG
- a CDS encoding MCE family protein, with the protein MSTEAHKFKVGLFVIGGTLILVGALIWLGASKFLSETRLYVTYFDETVQGLEVGSPVKFMGVVVGAVKDIKVAPDGRMIEVVMETDKTMQAEPDMRAQLAMAGITGMKFVEITRAPESAPIAIDFKPTHEYLPARASSTAELFAAVQNVYEKVMGVDFEGISDEVKGSFMSISGRMNDPKIDRLLEALAGTAERVRYLAEKKETENSIDEMEQALGQLRLLVQSLTKQIEAVNLAQTFEGVDLAVSNLNNIIDRMDNEMAAVLINLRRTTDNLARITEKISEDPAQTLLSEPPPERVVSPRGLADEEKPQ; encoded by the coding sequence ATGTCGACGGAAGCGCACAAATTCAAGGTGGGACTGTTCGTCATCGGCGGGACGCTGATCCTCGTCGGCGCGCTGATCTGGCTGGGAGCGTCGAAGTTCCTGTCCGAGACGCGGCTCTACGTCACGTATTTCGACGAGACGGTGCAGGGGCTCGAGGTCGGATCGCCGGTCAAGTTCATGGGCGTGGTCGTCGGCGCGGTGAAGGACATCAAGGTCGCACCCGACGGCCGCATGATCGAGGTCGTCATGGAGACCGACAAGACCATGCAGGCCGAGCCTGACATGCGCGCGCAGCTCGCCATGGCGGGTATTACGGGCATGAAATTCGTCGAGATCACCCGGGCGCCCGAGTCCGCACCCATCGCCATCGACTTCAAGCCGACGCACGAATACCTGCCGGCACGCGCGTCGTCGACCGCCGAGCTCTTCGCCGCGGTACAGAACGTCTACGAGAAAGTCATGGGCGTCGATTTCGAGGGGATCAGCGACGAGGTGAAGGGCAGCTTCATGTCCATTTCGGGCCGCATGAACGATCCCAAGATCGATCGGCTGCTCGAAGCCCTGGCGGGGACGGCCGAGCGGGTGCGGTATCTGGCCGAAAAGAAGGAAACCGAAAACTCGATCGACGAAATGGAGCAGGCGCTCGGACAGCTCCGGCTATTGGTCCAGAGCCTGACCAAGCAGATCGAAGCCGTGAATCTCGCGCAAACCTTCGAGGGCGTCGATCTGGCCGTATCGAATCTGAACAACATTATCGACCGCATGGACAACGAGATGGCCGCGGTGCTCATCAACCTGCGCCGCACCACCGACAACCTCGCGCGCATTACCGAAAAGATCAGCGAGGACCCGGCGCAGACTCTGCTTTCGGAGCCGCCGCCCGAACGCGTGGTGTCGCCCCGAGGACTCGCCGACGAGGAGAAACCCCAATGA